ACTGAGGGGCTGCGGGTCTTGGAGGTCGCACTGCGTCTTATGGACGCATATGGATGGAGGGAGTCTCGTGCAAGCGTCTAGCAGGCGGGCAGGTGGAAACGCGGGGCAGATTGACCTGAATGCGGACATGGGCGAGAGCTTTGGTGTCTATAAACTCGGCCAGGATGAAGCGTTGCTGGGGGTTGTTACGTCGGCAAACATCGCGTGTGGTTTTCACGCGGGCGACCCGACGACGATGCGCGTCGTGGTCGAGCAGGCACTGGCGGCCGGCGTCGCCATCGGGGCACACCCTGGACTGCCGGATCGCGTTGGATTTGGCCGCAGAGAGTTGGCCATCACGCCGGAGGAAGCGTTTGATTTGACCTTGTACCAGGTCGGTGCCTTGCATGGCGTAGTACGGGCTCTCGGCGGCCAGCTGCGGCACGTGAAACCGCACGGCGCGCTGTACAATATGGCGGCAGCCCGCTTCGATCTGGCCAGTGCAATTGCAGAGGCCGTCCGACGTGTAGATGACCAGT
Above is a genomic segment from Alicyclobacillus cycloheptanicus containing:
- a CDS encoding LamB/YcsF family protein; translation: MGESFGVYKLGQDEALLGVVTSANIACGFHAGDPTTMRVVVEQALAAGVAIGAHPGLPDRVGFGRRELAITPEEAFDLTLYQVGALHGVVRALGGQLRHVKPHGALYNMAAARFDLASAIAEAVRRVDDQLILVGLAGSALVTAAHQASIAARSEVFADRRYRADGSLVPRRQAGAVIEDPAEAVAQAVQMATAGVVKAEDGSRVPVAADTLCIHGDGSHAVTFAMQIRRALEEAGVRVVA